ATTTGACATCATTGTAGTTGGGTGGCTTGTTTCAGTTGAAATGTGgtgatttttaattaaaatgaattatatgCATCTGGGAGATACAATTGTAAAATCCATCGGTTCCACACCCTCATCAATTTTTATTTGTGCTTAATTGTTTATTATTCTTAGTTTGTAATTTAGTTTACTTACATACTTCCTTGCTTTTCAACTTGCATACTCCTCCTCCCTTTTAGGCAGAGGATGCAGATGGAGATCTAGAGGacgaagatgatgaagaggagatgtTGCTGCCAATTCGCAGACGGGTGCATgaccaggaggaagaggaggaggaggaagaagaggacggAAGGTCTAGCCGCCCAGCCCAAGCCAGCGTGCTGTACCAGGACCTGCTCATGTCTGACGGAGAGGACGATGCCAGCGAAGAGGAGGGCGACAACCCTTTCTCCTGTAAGTACACCTGCAGCGCCGAGGAATAAAGCAacgcaaacagaaaaaataagaagcaaagcaaatgaatgaatgtagaaTATATTGAGCTGAAAATGTTCACGTTGTCGTTGTGTGTCCCCTCCAGCCATACACCTGTCAGAGAGTGGTAGCGACTCTGACAGAGAGGTGGATGTGCGACCTGCACCTCCACGGAGAGCTCAAGAGACGGCTCGCATGGGcatggagcaggaggagagcatGATGTCATATGATGGAGACGGGCCCGATGAGCCCCACATGGAAGACAGCAATGTCAGGTACAAGTGGCCGAGGAACCAATAATACTCAGTGTTATAGAGACGAAATGGAGAAGTGAAATGGTTTTAATGTGAAgtagcagcagcacaaaatgttACGTTTACATTAGGAGTAAGTTATGTATCACCAGTAAGGCTGGATTGTGAAGAGTTGGCAGACTGAAAACAACTATATAGTAATTacacaatataaatatattgactCTCTGTTGCTTTAGAATGTCAGCCATAAATAGTTTCAAACACGGGGTTTGATCGGGTGAAAATCTCAAGGTTTCTAAAAACAACTCGCTGTCCTGTTTGGCTTCTCTTCTGTTGCAGTTATGGCAGTtatgaggagacagagagccGGAGTCAGCTGCAGCCCCTGAGCATGGGAAACGGAGAAGAGTACGGCatcagcgaggaggaggaggaagatgaagaagatgaagcgCGGAGGAGAGGCCCGGCTGTGCTCTCCCAGGTCCAGCTCAGTGAAGACGAGGAGAGCGAAGAGTTCAGATCTATAGGGGGAGACAGCGACATGGACTCTGACAACTAGTTCAGTTTTCTTAGGTTTTTTTTATACGCAGCATCAAGAAAACATTGTTTATAATCCCAGttttaaaactgagaaaaagatTTCTCAGGAATATGTTTTGTACATTGTTCTTATTCTGTAAATGATGGTTAATGTTGATGGCTTCCTCCTCTACCTGCAGTACAGGGTACAACACATTGTACCCTGTACCCAGATTGTAAATTTCTGTTTGCCTTTTACATGTTGAGTGAATATTATGACGTATCTTGACATGgaggtgtgtgttcagctgttttgtcctgtttaaCTTCTTCATATCCTGCACTCACAAATAGTTCAGCAACTGACTGACTCAAGAATGGAATAAACATACTGAAGATTAACAGTGAactctttctttaaaaacagtatCGATAGCTCACCTTCCACGTTCAGGTGTGTCCTTACATTGAAACAAAAAAGACATCACTCGGGACAAGCTCAGTTTATTTACAGATAATAATTACAGATGCTTTATGTGCAGGTGAGGTCAAAAAACCACAAGGTTCATAGCACCTCAGCAAACAAAAGATTACAATGTCCAACATGACTGGGTTGGGTTATATGATTTTATTCATTGTGGTCAGTGGCTGAAAATCATGCCAGCCATTTTGAAATGTCAacacaggaaaagcacaggtgtaagtCATCTTATTAAAGGCTCCATTTCATTTAGGTGAGCctattttgttatatttgtaaTTTCAAGTAGAACATATCAGGAAAGACTGAAATAATTATCCATTACAATTGCTCCCAAGCCTGACGTGAAGTCTTcaagatgtgtttttctgtctgaccaacagtccaaccAGTTAAATGTTACTAAAACAGTGGGAAACTTCATCTTAATGGAGCCATCAGAAATGTTATTagacctgtgcttttcttgatAGATGAAGCTGCTTTCTTAGGTTGTGCTAATTAAGTAATAGTAAACAGTTGTATACTGTAATCAGTATTATTCATCAGCATAATGACAGTTCAGTTGATATTTCTTCTCTCGTGCTTTCCTCAGTTATAAGTCGGGAAATGTTTCATTGAGAATATCTTATCTAGTTCAGGCTTGAGTGTGATGAACAACAGGGGGTGCTTCAACATCCAACCACTTTCAGTATTAAATAATATATCTGTTCAAAGGTATTCTGGACTGACTACATGGCAGTTTTGTAAAGTGAGAGGTACCTCGCCAGTTTCCCAAATTCGAATGAGTCATCTGAACTAGTATAACTCACCAAATCACCATATAAGCATTTGATCAAGGACTTCCTTAAACTGTGCTGCACGTAGAGCGTGTTAATGGATCCCCTGCAGGCACAAAAAGCAGATGAGATCGAAGAGAGCTGAACAGAAACTGACTGTTGATATGTTTGCTATGTATCAGAGAAAGGCTTAAAACCACAGGAGTGTACACACTGGATGTCAGGTGACAAGCTGCAGCACAATAAGAGAAATGCACCTTCGTAAGAGAAGTTGCATCTACTAGACCTGTGCTCTATATAAACATATATCCTTGAATGGCCTTAGTAGGTCATTCAAGGATAATTGCATGTCATGTACTTTGGGGAGTTTTCAGGtagttttcaataaaaaaagagtttgGGAAACATTTGAAAGTGCGATGCATTGGCTGGGTCAGACTACGTCATGTTTTCAACACAAAATGTGGCCCCCATCAAAGTAGTGAATGACAATGAAAAGGAAGAAACTGCCCTGAAACCACACCTCTGTTTCTTAGTAAGGTACACTCTTCCTGTTATGCACAGGTCACCTGATTtgatttagtttgttttacttaacatattaaaaatatatgcaaaacaTAGTCACTGAAAATGTCGAGTATAACAGTTAAGTTAAAGGATGACTTATTAACATTGCCGTACTCTTtccaggaggaagaagacagcaATACATAGGCACACACTCCCACCTATTACATCCATATATAGgtacatgtacacaaacacccAGCAAAGTGTCCTCTGAACACACATACCTACATGCATACGCAACCATGCCTACACCCACATACATTTCTAAGTATTGTAACCTGCACACTTCCTGTTGTCACAgaactgcagaaaacacactaTTCTGCAATCAGCTGCTCTAAAGTGAAATCTGGCTGCATTCAAACCAGCATGAAAATCTACATGAATCCCTTTTTTGAGCGACATGGATTAACTTCCTCACATTGTGCCAATACCTCAAACCAGGCATATAGTGTTCAGAATTAGTTGACCTCATGCATGTGCACTGCTGCGTGCTTGCAAAACCACTGCACAGCACCCACTGatagctgcagcacagagcacagTTTTTCACTCTGATTACTTCAAAGGTATCTCAGATGGATGAATTTATCCACACCACAGGCCAAGATCTGACATTTCGACACTCTTATGACTTACAACAGTCCATATCATTGAGGTTTTTGCTGTCTCATTTCACAGCACAGGATGTCTTGGTAATATAACATTCAGCCCTCCAGTATGCTTCTGTCAGCGGTTGCTTAAAATACTGCCAATTACACATTCTGGCGTCTTTGTACACAATCCATTACAGATGAAGATAACTCAGATCCCAGCCCATGTAATGGAAACTTCACCTGATGCAGAACATGCATTAACTTCTCCTCGTACAGACATCAATGCCTTCACAATCTAAAGCTATTTATGTGATTAGGCAACCATACAAGTAAATTAATGTAAGATAAGAAAtacatttctttctgttgtaATTCTAcctcattatattattatatcacTATCAGGGATTCACCGGTGACACCTTTCACCTTTGAGTGGATGGCACATTTCTGGCCCATGCCACAGTGGTTGACCTCTCAGGTGAAGCAAAAACGCGTCCGTGAAGAGACAGGTATCCCTTAGCAGGGTGAGGGATCCTGCAGGGGCTGGCCGACTgagacctctgcagcctcttcaCGATGGCCGTCCGGTCTGAGGAGTTTCTCACTGAGTGTGACGAGCCGTTGGACCCGATGGATGCTGCAGGAAGTGATGGAGACCAGCAGCTGGAGCGCTTTGTGACAGATGATGCACCTGAGAAAACAATTGCTGATTTTTTCAGAAGGTATAGCTGTGCTGTGTGGAAGCCAAGCTCTTACACAACATTCACAGACCAGGTTGGATTTGCTTGGACAGATGTGACATTAAGGATGCATAGAGATGTATATCTGCagggtgttttgttttgatggtgttttgttttttgttttttaaatgtgagcaAACAGATCCAAACCTGATGGTGGGTAAGTGATTTGTGAGTCTGCGGGTTGGTAGTCGTCGGTCTCTAAACTTCGGCTGTTCCGAACAGCCTGGAGGGAGCGGAGGCTGGTCCGCAGAGGTGACCTGGTCCTGCCTGGTGATGTTGCTGCAAAACACATCAGGGGTCTTGCTCACATAAAGAATCTCAACTGCAAGGGtgtaaagtttctcaaaaaatattttaacacaCTTTTATAGACATTTTCTctggaaaatgtatttattacaaAATTTTATCAACAGAAGTGACATTTATATTGATGCAGTACCTGTATTTTTACTGAGGAACAGAAAGTTTCTCTCTTCTTCACGCAATCACACAAGAAAATACAAATCACAGCCCCTTACTCACACCTAACGGGGTCTCTGATAATACAGTAGGGTGTTGATGACAATAGAATAGaaaatgtctgcagctgtgagaccaaaaatacagataatttagaaacagtgtgtgtgctctgtgtacCTTGGTTCTGAGTGAGCTTAAGCAGCTTGAACTGCGTGACTTGCTGGTGAAGTCTGGCCAGTTTTGGACTTTGGCAGCCCTGCTTAGCTACTGAAGCCTGTGACAGGCAAGGGGAAGAGCTCAGTGACGACAGAGCGGCCTGgtaagaagatgaagatgaagcctCAGTATTATTTCCTGGAGTGAAGGCAGCAATATTTTCAACAGTGCTGTTAAAATGAGATTGAAACATCACTGGTGACTCAGGGCCTCTCCTGGACGAAACAGTGGCAGGCGTGGAAACATAGTCCTGTCTTAAACCTGGAAAATATGGACCAGAGTTATTGTAATCCAGCCTTCACTGAGTATGCGGTGCACACTAGATCATTAAAAACACTCTTCTGTACTCACTGGCTTCCTGTATACGGGCCATAATGTGGACATCTGTGATGTCCTGCAGTCTGTAGCTTGTGGTTATGGAGTCATGGGAGATGCTCAGCTCATTGTTATCTGTGCAgatgaataaatgtaaaacatttgcaacTAAAATATAAGATAAAGACAGTAATTTTGGATGCATACAAaggttgtgtatgtgtatagATGGATTTGTccttaaaaatacatttctacaTGTTGACTCATGATTTTATTTCTAGGCTCGATGTTGAGGAGTTCAGAGCTATTTCTCTGGGTATTttgtataaaaagaaaaatctctcATTATTATATTACCTGTACTGTCAGAGATAATTGGTGTCGTCCTGACAGATGCTTTGCTCAGAGAGGAGCCCACAGAGACATTAACAGAACGCTGGAAATCTGCAGGACGTCTGTGGAGTTGACTGCTTGACTCTGACAATGCAGAGAGTTGGAATAAGTCAAACTAAACTGATCACCCTCAcaagaatcttttttttaaatcaaagacAATGAGTGGGACTGTGCTGCTTGCTTACTTTGGTCCAGCCGAGTTATCAGTGAATGACACGCCGCCTCCATCTCGGGACTGGGGTTATCCAGGACGTGCCGAGACCATCCAAGAGCAGACTCGGTTCCCTCCGCAAACACCTGCTTCTTCGGAGACTCATATAACCTGTGAGGAGCACTTCATTCATTAAGAACATATCCCACTCAGGCTTCTATGTAAAGACCTGTACAGAAGGTTTTTCATGTCAAATACCAGTCAGACTGAGAGACTAGTTCTCCCGATAAACATCCACCACACTGCCCACTAACACCAACATGTCTCCTGAGGTGTATGGTGACCTGGACACTATATTCACCTTGGTTCATGTCTTCTTATTAACATTTAGCACTGTCTCATCCTTACTAGGACAAAACCAGACCACAAGTCTTGTCTCAGAGGTCTGACGGCACCTACCACTTCTCTTCATCCTTTACATCGTCCTCTACATCGAGGAGCTCGACCAAGTCCAAAGCAGACTCTTCCTCCTGTGACTCATCACTGTCCCAGAGGTCTTTCTGACAGTTTAAGTTGTACAACATCCCACCCATGACATTGCAAGGCAAGGGTGAATTACACCCTGACTTCAAACTATCTAGTCTTAGTCTAGCGTCCATGGCAAATGACCGATTGTTACAATTCTTGACTCTTGCTCGCTCAGCGTCTTTCCAGATGCTGCAGTATGGATCTGAGCCGCCCTCGGGCCTCGGAGAGCCGCTTTTCAACTCACTGCAGAGAGGATGATGGTTTGAACTTGCGTCAAACTCCGGTGGTGGCCGATGGCAAAAATACCGGCTCCAGTCGCTCTTCAGATGGTCTTGGAGCTCCATTGTTTTCTATATAAAAACCTTTTCACTTCTTCAAGCTCTAATCCAGTTTACGTGTTATTCCACCTCACTCGTCTATCATGAGGACATCGCCAAACCAGAATCTTCAAGAACCGGGATAAGTTAAAGTCGAAGTTCCAGTTATGGTAATTTTGCTCGGCCCGGACAGCAACTGTGCAGCTTCACCATACCATCTATTGACCCACATTTGTTGAGTAGGCCTGTTAAGTATAGACACTCAACAGATTGGATGGATTTAGAGAAGCATCATGAGCTTATGTGGATTAAAGAGTCCATGAGAGTTGCAACTAAGACTGAAAAAGACCCACTCAACAACACACCATCAAGACTGACATTGACAGCACAG
Above is a genomic segment from Chelmon rostratus isolate fCheRos1 chromosome 14, fCheRos1.pri, whole genome shotgun sequence containing:
- the LOC121617844 gene encoding SLAIN motif-containing protein-like, with product MELQDHLKSDWSRYFCHRPPPEFDASSNHHPLCSELKSGSPRPEGGSDPYCSIWKDAERARVKNCNNRSFAMDARLRLDSLKSGCNSPLPCNVMGGMLYNLNCQKDLWDSDESQEEESALDLVELLDVEDDVKDEEKCAPHRLYESPKKQVFAEGTESALGWSRHVLDNPSPEMEAACHSLITRLDQKSSSQLHRRPADFQRSVNVSVGSSLSKASVRTTPIISDSTDNNELSISHDSITTSYRLQDITDVHIMARIQEASLRQDYVSTPATVSSRRGPESPAALSSLSSSPCLSQASVAKQGCQSPKLARLHQQVTQFKLLKLTQNQATSPGRTRSPLRTSLRSLQAVRNSRSLETDDYQPADSQITYPPSASIGSNGSSHSVRNSSDRTAIVKRLQRSQSASPCRIPHPAKGYLSLHGRVFASPERSTTVAWARNVPSTQR